The genomic interval TTAATTACGAATCGTTATAATCGAAGTTCTTTTTACGACGCCGATTCCGTTTTCAACCCTTTTTTTTCACCGTGGTAAAAATGGTGACAGTCAAAGGGCACGGGAAACCATATGCCGAATCAATCGACCTATTTTATAGAAGCGTATCAACGCTATTTTTCCACTTTTCCTTTACGATATTGAAGGTAGGCATCCCTGGCCGCGGAATAAGGTTCAAACGCGCTATCTTTAAAGGCTTCATAATCGCCGATCACCAGGGAGGTCCGATTGATCTTATCCACGACATTGGCGGCCAAAGCCACCTCCCATGGTTCAAGATAAGTGAGCGGTTTCAGAAAACGATCCCCCCCAAACCCCACGGTATCCCGCAGAGAAGACGGGCCCAGAAGCGGCCAGACCAGGTATATGCCGTGCCCGATGCCGTATCGTCCCAATGTCTGCCCGAAATCCTCCTCATCGGGATTAAGCTTCGGGTACTTGCGGGCCGGGTTGCCGAAACCGAGGACGCCGACGGTCGTATTGCATAAAAATCGCCCCAGCTCACAGACGCTTGCTTCGGCTTTCGCCTGTAATATGCAATTGGCCAAGCGCACCGGGGTTTTCAGATTATTAAAGAAATTGCCGATGCATTCCCTGAAAAACGTGGGCATCACCGCCTTATATCCCTGCGCAACGGGCTTTAGTACCCAAAAATAGGCTTTGTCATTAAACACGAACATGGCGCGATTCCATGGTTCCAGAGGGTCCGCCACTCGAACCGAAACAGGCAAACCGCCATTTTCTTCATCAGGGAAGTCCTCCTCATCATCATCATCAGCTTCGATCTCCGCATTGGAATCGACAGGGACTTGACGGTCTGTCTGAGAAAGCAAAAATGCCGTCTCCACCGGTTTCCCTTCGGCAAGACACTCCGCCGCAATGGTCAATCCAGACCCTGCCATCGCCACCCATCCATAAATCAGCATTAAGGTAACAGAATGTATTTTCAACGGTTATCTCCTTGAGTTCATTTTATCTTTTCTCCTGCCCGGCGTTCCAATGGGCATCGGGCGGCCATATGCGGTTAACCACGCGGTTCCACCGGTACGCGCGCTTTCAATTATTTTCTCGGGTGCGACTTGTCGTAGGTTTCCATGAGCCGGCTGATACTGACATGGGTGTACTTTTGGGTTGTGGACAAGCTTTTATGCCCCAGCAGTTCCTGAACAACCTTTAAATCCGCGCCGGCATCCAGCAGGTGTGTCGCAAAGGAATGCCTTAAGGCATGTGGAGAGACAGGCATGGGAATGCCGCATTTTCTTGAAACACTCTCCAGAATTCGCCCCATGGACCGGGTGGTCAACCGCTTGCCCCGGTTGTTCAAAAAAAGCGCCCCCCGACTCTCTTCCCCGATTCCCATCTCCCGTCCCAATTGTCTGCGATAGGCGCCGATGTGTTCCAGGGAAACGCGACCGATGGGCACTATCCGTTCCTTGGCGCCTTTGCCTTTGACCCGCGCGGTGCGACCGGTGACATCCACATCTTCCACATTCAGCCCGGCGGCCTCTGAAACCCGAATGCCGCAGGAATAGATGGTTTCAAAAATCGCCCGGTTTCTCAACCCCAATAGGGTAACATCATTCATGGCATCCAACAGGCGGAACATATCATCCACCGGAAGCCATACCGGAATAGACCGGTTCTGCTTGGGCGTTACCACCGATTCGGATGGGTTGATTTGAATAATACCATGTTTTTCAAGATAGTTAAAAAACGTTCGAATGGCTGCAAGCTTTCGGGCAATCGTGGTTTTCTCATTCTTTTTTTGATACAGCACGCCCAAATAAGCCCTGATATCCAGGGCGGTAATCTGCTCGGGAAGCACGGCTGCAGAACCGCCTCTTTTAAGTACCCCCCCTGAAACCACGGCGTAAAATTCTCTCAGATCATGCCGGTAACATCTGGCCGTATGGTGAGAATACCCTTTTTCAGCAGAAAGGTAATCGGAAAATGCGTCAATCAAAGAGGAAAGGGGCTCACTCATGCACACCCGTTGCTTTTCGTATCAATCAAACCACCCAAGGCCGACCAACCATTCACCTCTAAAAATTGGTGCGGCCGACGGTTCCATGGCTGTTGAAATACGATCGGCGTTACGCCGACCGTGGAAAGATGGAAACAGGTTTCAAGCCTGTCCTCAACAAAATAAGAAACTCCCCGGTCCAGAAGCGTTTCTGCTTTTCCTTCAAAAGAACCGGTGGTGATCATATCGATTTGTTCCGGTCTCAACCCTATATTTTCGGAAATCCAATCAATGATGGGGCCTGGATACGGCCGGGCCGTGACAAACAGAACCGGACTGTGGCACCCGGCAATCATCGAAAGAACCGATG from Desulfobacterales bacterium carries:
- a CDS encoding VacJ family lipoprotein — its product is MKIHSVTLMLIYGWVAMAGSGLTIAAECLAEGKPVETAFLLSQTDRQVPVDSNAEIEADDDDEEDFPDEENGGLPVSVRVADPLEPWNRAMFVFNDKAYFWVLKPVAQGYKAVMPTFFRECIGNFFNNLKTPVRLANCILQAKAEASVCELGRFLCNTTVGVLGFGNPARKYPKLNPDEEDFGQTLGRYGIGHGIYLVWPLLGPSSLRDTVGFGGDRFLKPLTYLEPWEVALAANVVDKINRTSLVIGDYEAFKDSAFEPYSAARDAYLQYRKGKVEK
- a CDS encoding tyrosine recombinase, yielding MSEPLSSLIDAFSDYLSAEKGYSHHTARCYRHDLREFYAVVSGGVLKRGGSAAVLPEQITALDIRAYLGVLYQKKNEKTTIARKLAAIRTFFNYLEKHGIIQINPSESVVTPKQNRSIPVWLPVDDMFRLLDAMNDVTLLGLRNRAIFETIYSCGIRVSEAAGLNVEDVDVTGRTARVKGKGAKERIVPIGRVSLEHIGAYRRQLGREMGIGEESRGALFLNNRGKRLTTRSMGRILESVSRKCGIPMPVSPHALRHSFATHLLDAGADLKVVQELLGHKSLSTTQKYTHVSISRLMETYDKSHPRK
- a CDS encoding haloacid dehalogenase translates to MLNTTMITAPFIPPSAVAFDIDGVIADTMTLFLEIARQDYAIEGIRLSDITSYDLAECLKIDTGILNEISLKIIDGAYRTPLKTMPGAASVLSMIAGCHSPVLFVTARPYPGPIIDWISENIGLRPEQIDMITTGSFEGKAETLLDRGVSYFVEDRLETCFHLSTVGVTPIVFQQPWNRRPHQFLEVNGWSALGGLIDTKSNGCA